The Mytilus edulis chromosome 12, xbMytEdul2.2, whole genome shotgun sequence genome contains a region encoding:
- the LOC139499086 gene encoding solute carrier organic anion transporter family member 1B3-like, giving the protein MEFDCGIGKFKPNILQPCASIRWFTTFFSVTALLTSSLQMYINSQVTSIEKQFELSSKQSGFLMSCDEIGFLTSSIIVGYIARRVHIPRVLSIATAFYGISALICCIPYVLTTLKDRSDNFSKSQGRFNVSNPKLSKFSSYLCAPHLNISEDESFHLSMRSDQGEVYGNLKGLSMFLIGMGMMLQGIGKAPRTSMLAEYVDENGNRRKTGFYVGIIASTAMFGPVLAFGLGSVFSNLYVTLEDVPIKPRDPNWIGAWWLGFLVFGIMSILSAVPIFLFPSKLLGNTNVSALKNRRRTQETKLSFLHTEIKGLFKAICRIFSSPLFSLTLFAAVLQLLSVSTYLTFLVKYYENQFHLPTWKSNLVMAGCTITSLCIGTFIGGVVSRKYSMSPFKTMTSLLVCQAASTFVFAAGIFIGCEQSAFVGPTEYGGSMTNGTYVNDCNCNENSYFPVCGSNSQTYFSPCFAGCTGVGQRLFTNCTGIDDDKQTTNFGNCVSDCNALYWYIGVNVVTSLLTAVKIMPLYIVKLRSVPNEDKALAMGLSSFVTSLLGWLPGPLISGGLIDSTCLVWKESRGVRGSCALYDNDVFRLKLHGYSLIGRLLVIVILCYCCFYTRKMLTWKTIPQPVQEDVAVHLSDKDMNGNPGQELKPMIINTEFD; this is encoded by the exons atGGAATTCGACTGTGGAATAGGGAAATTTAAACCGAACATCTTGCAACCGTGTGCATCCATTCGATGGTTCACGACATTTTTCAGCGTAACTGCACTTCTGACGTCATCATTACAAATGTACATCAACTCTCAGGTAACATCAATAGAAAAACAGTTTGAATTAAGTAGTAAACAGTCCGGATTTTTAATGAGTTGTGATGAAATAGGATTTCTGACATCATCTATAATAGTTGGATACATTGCTCGTCGAGTCCATATTCCTAGAGTACTCTCAATTGCCACTGCATTTTATGGCATTTCGGCACTCATCTGCTGCATACCTTATGTTCTAACAACGTTAAAAGACAGGTCAGATAACTTTTCGAAATCACAGGGACGTTTTAATGTTTCAAATCCAAAGTTATCAAAGTTTTCCAGTTATCTTTGCGCGCCACATTTAAATATATCAGAAGACGAATCGTTTCACCTAAGCATGCGCAGTGACCAGGGAGAAGTGTACGGAAATTTGAAAGGTTTGAGTATGTTTTTAATAGGCATGGGAATGATGCTTCAGGGCATCGGAAAAGCACCAAGAACCTCGATGCTTGCAGAATATGTTGATGAAAATGGAAACAGAAGAAAAACAGGATTCTATGTTG GTATCATCGCATCTACAGCAATGTTTGGACCTGTCTTAGCTTTTGGACTTGGAAGTGTTTTTAGTAACCTCTATGTTACTTTAGAAG ATGTTCCTATAAAACCACGTGATCCAAACTGGATAGGAGCTTGGTGGCTAGGATTTTTAGTGTTTGGAATTATGTCCATATTATCAGCGGTGCCTATCTTTCTTTTCCCAAGCAAACTATTGGGAAATACAAATGTATCAGCATTGAAAAATAGAAGACGAACACAAGAAACAAAGTTATCTTTTCTGCACACTGAAATAAAAG gacTTTTCAAGGCGATCTGCAGGATATTTTCCTCCCCTTTATTTAGCCTGACTTTATTTGCAGCTGTTTTACAATTACTATCAGTATCTACGTATTTGACGTTTCTGGTAAAATATTATGAAAACCAGTTCCATTTACCAACATGGAAATCCAATTTGGTTATGG CTGGCTGTACCATAACTTCATTGTGTATCGGAACGTTCATTGGAGGGGTCGTAAGCAGGAAGTACTCCATGTCACCATTCAAAACTATGACGTCACTTCTTGTTTGCCAAGCAGCAAGTACTTTTGTTTTTGCAGCAGGAATTTTTATTGGCTGTGAACAATCAGCATTTGTCGGACCAACAGAATATGG CGGGAGCATGACAAATGGAACCTATGTGAACGACTGTAACTGTAATGAAAACAGTTACTTTCCTGTGTGCGGGTCAAACAGTCAAACATATTTCTCTCCATGCTTTGCAGGCTGTACAGGCGTAGGACAAAGG TTGTTTACAAATTGTACGGGCATTGATGATGACAAGCAAACAACAAACTTTGGAAACTGTGTTTCGGACTGCAATGCCTTATATTGGTATATTGGTGTTAACGTGGTTACCAGTTTATTAACAGCTGTTAAGATAATGCCGTTATACATTGTTAAATTACG GAGTGTTCCAAATGAAGACAAAGCTTTGGCTATGGGTCTTTCATCGTTTGTGACCTCTCTTCTAG GATGGCTTCCAGGACCGCTTATTTCCGGTGGACTGATTGATTCTACCTGTTTAGTATGGAAAGAATCACGTGGTGTTCGTGGATCATGCGCACTCTATGACAATGACGTATTTCGTCTGAAACTCCATGGATATTCGTTAATAGGACGTTTACTGGTTATTGTCATATTATGTTATTGCTGTTTCTACACAAGAAAAATGTTGACATGGAAAACTATACCACAACCAGTACAAGAGGACGTTGCTGTACATTTGAGTGATAAAGATATGAATGGGAATCCAGGACAGGAACTGAAACCGATGATAATAAACACTGAATTTGATTAA
- the LOC139499087 gene encoding uncharacterized protein isoform X2, which yields MDSRYAIKRNQMRQRRLSTELENIHSRLEGSLCLLEHEVKEIKKDQDKQDEPDPDFDISYFKKKSENNNMGDSRRRASSFSISESKTNIDGPRKPNLHERRGSISKIHKVESPVAQYITSPLVPSYSKTRRMSLPSNVFHSHEPFIGLHGSTSNNPEANKGSDTSLKGSHSDVRRSRDSIRSRDSSPEMEKYERQMIRLKRELNRRIPKTIKQLSRIPLTSTEERHIITYIKEEEHKQMTNRKNAEILEGIQKCTYLRTKNPTELSVEEMLDRSPD from the coding sequence ATGGACAGCAGATATGCCATCAAAAGAAATCAAATGCGTCAAAGAAGGTTGTCAACTGAACTTGAAAATATTCACTCAAGACTAGAAGGTAGCCTATGTTTGCTTGAACACgaagtaaaagaaataaaaaaagaccaGGACAAACAAGACGAACCCGATCCGGACTTCGATATTTCGTACTTTAAGAAAAAATCAGAAAATAACAATATGGGTGATTCCAGAAGAAGAGCCAGTAGTTTTAGCATCAGTGAATCTAAAACTAACATTGATGGTCCCCGAAAACCCAATTTACATGAAAGACGAGGgagtatttcaaaaatacacaaagTAGAATCTCCTGTTGCACAATATATTACAAGTCCTTTGGTTCCATCTTATTCTAAAACGAGACGGATGTCTCTCCCATCGAATGTATTTCACTCGCATGAACCTTTCATAGGATTACATGGTTCTACCTCAAACAATCCAGAGGCGAACAAAGGCAGTGATACCAGCTTAAAAGGCAGCCATAGTGATGTCAGAAGGTCACGTGACAGTATAAGATCACGTGATAGTTCACCGGAAATGGAAAAATACGAACGTCAGATGATACGTTTAAAACGCGAGTTAAACCGAAGGATACCAAAAACCATTAAACAATTGTCAAGAATACCACTAACGTCTACCGAGGAGCGCCATATCATAACGTATATAAAAGAGGAAGAACACAAACAAATGACAAATCGGAAAAATGCCGAAATTCTCGAAGGAATTCAAAAGTGCACCTATCTAAGGACGAAAAATCCTACAGAATTGTCGGTTGAGGAAATGTTAGACAGATCACCTGACTAA
- the LOC139499087 gene encoding uncharacterized protein isoform X1: MSGRTSKTNFQKINIVMDSRYAIKRNQMRQRRLSTELENIHSRLEGSLCLLEHEVKEIKKDQDKQDEPDPDFDISYFKKKSENNNMGDSRRRASSFSISESKTNIDGPRKPNLHERRGSISKIHKVESPVAQYITSPLVPSYSKTRRMSLPSNVFHSHEPFIGLHGSTSNNPEANKGSDTSLKGSHSDVRRSRDSIRSRDSSPEMEKYERQMIRLKRELNRRIPKTIKQLSRIPLTSTEERHIITYIKEEEHKQMTNRKNAEILEGIQKCTYLRTKNPTELSVEEMLDRSPD; encoded by the coding sequence ATAAACATAGTTATGGACAGCAGATATGCCATCAAAAGAAATCAAATGCGTCAAAGAAGGTTGTCAACTGAACTTGAAAATATTCACTCAAGACTAGAAGGTAGCCTATGTTTGCTTGAACACgaagtaaaagaaataaaaaaagaccaGGACAAACAAGACGAACCCGATCCGGACTTCGATATTTCGTACTTTAAGAAAAAATCAGAAAATAACAATATGGGTGATTCCAGAAGAAGAGCCAGTAGTTTTAGCATCAGTGAATCTAAAACTAACATTGATGGTCCCCGAAAACCCAATTTACATGAAAGACGAGGgagtatttcaaaaatacacaaagTAGAATCTCCTGTTGCACAATATATTACAAGTCCTTTGGTTCCATCTTATTCTAAAACGAGACGGATGTCTCTCCCATCGAATGTATTTCACTCGCATGAACCTTTCATAGGATTACATGGTTCTACCTCAAACAATCCAGAGGCGAACAAAGGCAGTGATACCAGCTTAAAAGGCAGCCATAGTGATGTCAGAAGGTCACGTGACAGTATAAGATCACGTGATAGTTCACCGGAAATGGAAAAATACGAACGTCAGATGATACGTTTAAAACGCGAGTTAAACCGAAGGATACCAAAAACCATTAAACAATTGTCAAGAATACCACTAACGTCTACCGAGGAGCGCCATATCATAACGTATATAAAAGAGGAAGAACACAAACAAATGACAAATCGGAAAAATGCCGAAATTCTCGAAGGAATTCAAAAGTGCACCTATCTAAGGACGAAAAATCCTACAGAATTGTCGGTTGAGGAAATGTTAGACAGATCACCTGACTAA